Proteins from a single region of Pseudopedobacter saltans DSM 12145:
- the gldB gene encoding gliding motility lipoprotein GldB, with amino-acid sequence MSPFFVNSVKFSFFFLISLICLSSCNQEKKIDISNIQIDLTIERFDKDLAKVNPDSLSTQLPILEKRYGAFYHDYFSKILNLGQTNDTSHYTLVKQILTGSAYKDLQHETDSIFPSLKMVEPDIIDAFKHIKYYYPKQKFPKIITYISGFQVQTPIGIDYVGVGLDMFLGEKSKFYPAVVESIPRYISRRFTPKNIAPRIVEVITREEMFPEQDLHQLLDKMIFQGKLMYFMKAVQPDLADSTIIGYSKQQIDWANQFESDIWAYFLQENLLYESDYLKTQKYLSEAPFTPGLGSHNDSAPKLGVFTGWQIVKKYMKENPEVSLQDLMSENDFQKILKQSRYRPEHKK; translated from the coding sequence ATGAGCCCTTTTTTTGTTAACAGCGTCAAATTTAGTTTTTTTTTCCTGATAAGCTTAATTTGCTTATCATCCTGTAATCAGGAAAAGAAGATAGATATCAGTAATATACAGATAGATTTAACGATTGAAAGATTTGACAAGGATCTGGCTAAAGTAAATCCCGATAGCCTGTCCACCCAATTACCTATTCTTGAGAAGAGATATGGAGCTTTTTACCATGATTATTTTAGTAAAATTCTGAATCTTGGCCAAACTAATGATACTAGCCATTACACTTTGGTTAAACAAATTCTTACAGGAAGTGCCTACAAAGATCTTCAACACGAAACAGACAGCATTTTTCCAAGTTTAAAAATGGTTGAGCCTGATATTATTGATGCATTTAAACACATTAAATATTATTATCCCAAACAAAAATTCCCAAAAATAATTACATATATATCTGGCTTCCAAGTCCAAACCCCAATTGGCATAGATTATGTCGGAGTTGGGCTTGATATGTTTTTAGGAGAGAAATCTAAATTTTATCCTGCTGTGGTAGAAAGCATACCAAGGTATATAAGCAGAAGATTTACACCTAAAAATATAGCTCCGAGAATTGTGGAAGTTATAACCAGAGAAGAAATGTTTCCCGAGCAGGATTTACACCAGCTATTGGATAAGATGATTTTTCAGGGAAAACTAATGTATTTTATGAAAGCAGTTCAACCAGATTTAGCGGACAGTACGATAATAGGTTATAGTAAACAGCAAATTGACTGGGCAAACCAATTTGAAAGTGATATTTGGGCATATTTTCTCCAAGAAAATCTATTATATGAAAGTGATTACTTGAAAACACAAAAGTATCTTTCAGAGGCACCTTTTACTCCAGGGCTGGGAAGTCATAATGACTCTGCACCTAAGTTAGGAGTATTTACAGGTTGGCAAATTGTAAAGAAATATATGAAGGAAAATCCTGAAGTTTCTTTACAGGATTTGATGAGTGAGAATGATTTTCAAAAGATTTTAAAACAGTCGAGGTACAGACCGGAACATAAAAAGTAG
- a CDS encoding DUF6496 domain-containing protein yields the protein MTKYSKKAQNKIEGVMKEFKEGKLKSSSGDKVTDRKQAVAIGISEAREKGLKVPKKKK from the coding sequence ATGACAAAGTATTCGAAAAAGGCTCAGAATAAAATCGAAGGGGTAATGAAAGAGTTTAAAGAGGGTAAGTTAAAATCAAGCTCTGGAGACAAAGTAACCGATAGAAAGCAAGCAGTAGCGATCGGAATATCAGAAGCTCGGGAAAAAGGATTAAAAGTTCCTAAAAAGAAAAAATAA
- a CDS encoding ATP-binding protein produces MLKQLSHWFLTLLFCFSFTSVFSSDDSEIYAKKGIIDLRKHDFSKNAKVKGEWFFYWNQLIAPSNSLPPGGLLVNFPLKWTDYKTNGKTLPSVGYASYTSKLLLPHDSAVYTLLIPPTYSSYKFFINNRLVAVNGKVTTSPKGFVPHFQTKLVNLNSTNDTIILTLQVANYAHSKGGTMDPLIIGRKENLELKKDRSDAIILILTGCLIMGGFFFLALFLVGRRDNAILFFALFSILYSYRIIGTESYVLHSLFPNISWFLSIRLEYFSLFSSIGLFTLYNRFLFPQDVNKYIVRTVVTICISFSLATIFFSPFIFTQLINPFLFVCLFCLTYTPYVYLLAYKRKRPGAIYTIASTLVLVLIFSLTLFRYWRLIDHHQILNFFGYISIFFLQSLALSHRVSFALRRAKKEAETGLIAKSEFLSTMSHEIRTPLNSVIGVTHLLLKNSPREDQKEQLDIMLFSANNLLAIVNDILDYNKIEAGKISFENIKMDISKLAQNLISSQLSFADDKGIELRLNLDKNLSPHLKGDPTRLHQILSNLVHNAIKFTQKGFVELGIVVKNSNDNKQTLYFYVKDSGIGISKEKQDIIFDQFTQADSSTSRSFGGTGLGLAICKRILELQHSELRLESEENKGSTFFFTHTFEKETVLENSSSADQTVFDKKTDLEGAHILLVEDNIMNVYIAKAFLEKWGAIMDVAANGKESLEKLDINKHQLILMDLHMPIMDGYEATKQMRKMGVKLPIIALTANLPSDVEYELEKAEMDDIVVKPFLPEELLNKTLKHINKN; encoded by the coding sequence ATGCTTAAACAGTTAAGTCATTGGTTTCTTACTTTATTGTTCTGCTTTTCATTTACCTCAGTTTTTTCTTCTGATGACTCTGAGATCTATGCCAAAAAAGGAATTATTGATTTACGTAAACATGATTTTTCTAAGAACGCAAAAGTAAAAGGCGAATGGTTTTTCTATTGGAATCAGCTTATCGCCCCATCCAATTCACTTCCTCCTGGAGGTCTTTTGGTAAATTTCCCATTAAAATGGACAGATTATAAAACCAACGGAAAAACTCTCCCAAGCGTCGGTTATGCATCTTATACGTCCAAACTTCTTCTACCTCACGACAGTGCCGTTTATACATTACTTATTCCTCCTACCTATTCTTCATATAAATTCTTTATCAATAATCGATTAGTTGCTGTAAATGGTAAAGTTACGACGTCTCCCAAAGGCTTTGTACCCCACTTTCAGACCAAGCTTGTAAATCTGAACTCGACTAACGATACAATCATCCTAACTTTACAAGTAGCCAATTATGCACACAGTAAAGGTGGGACTATGGATCCGCTTATAATAGGGCGAAAGGAAAATTTGGAGTTAAAAAAAGATAGAAGTGACGCTATCATCCTTATATTAACAGGATGCCTTATTATGGGCGGTTTCTTCTTTCTTGCACTTTTTTTAGTGGGCAGAAGAGACAATGCAATACTTTTTTTTGCACTTTTCTCTATACTATATAGCTACAGAATAATAGGTACAGAAAGTTATGTGCTGCATTCTTTATTTCCGAATATTAGTTGGTTTCTAAGTATCCGTTTGGAATATTTTAGCCTTTTTTCGAGTATTGGTTTATTTACCCTGTACAACAGGTTTCTTTTTCCTCAAGATGTTAACAAATACATCGTACGTACTGTTGTTACTATCTGTATTTCTTTCTCCCTGGCTACAATATTTTTTTCACCTTTTATTTTCACACAGTTAATAAACCCTTTTCTGTTTGTTTGTCTATTTTGCCTAACCTACACCCCCTATGTTTATTTACTGGCGTATAAAAGAAAAAGACCTGGAGCTATTTACACCATTGCCAGTACACTAGTTTTGGTACTGATTTTTTCTTTAACTCTTTTCCGTTATTGGAGACTCATCGACCATCATCAAATTCTTAATTTCTTTGGATACATTAGCATATTTTTCTTGCAATCACTTGCGCTTTCGCATCGTGTCTCATTCGCCTTAAGAAGAGCAAAAAAAGAGGCAGAAACAGGATTAATTGCCAAAAGTGAGTTTTTAAGTACGATGAGTCACGAGATCCGAACTCCGTTAAATTCCGTAATAGGAGTTACTCATCTTCTGTTAAAAAACAGTCCGAGGGAAGATCAGAAAGAGCAGCTTGACATTATGTTGTTCTCTGCAAACAATTTACTAGCAATTGTAAATGATATCCTAGACTATAATAAAATAGAAGCTGGTAAGATATCTTTTGAAAATATTAAGATGGATATCTCCAAACTCGCTCAAAATCTGATTAGCTCTCAACTTTCATTCGCCGACGATAAAGGAATAGAACTTCGTCTTAATTTAGATAAAAATTTAAGTCCTCATTTAAAAGGGGATCCTACAAGACTACATCAAATACTAAGTAATTTGGTACATAATGCCATAAAATTCACGCAAAAAGGTTTCGTAGAACTGGGTATTGTGGTTAAAAACTCCAACGATAATAAACAGACCTTATACTTCTATGTTAAGGATTCCGGAATTGGCATTTCCAAAGAAAAACAGGACATTATATTCGATCAATTTACTCAGGCTGACTCATCTACATCCAGAAGTTTTGGAGGTACGGGATTGGGATTGGCTATATGTAAAAGGATTCTTGAATTACAACATTCTGAACTCCGATTGGAAAGCGAAGAGAATAAAGGTTCCACATTCTTCTTTACCCACACTTTTGAGAAAGAGACAGTACTTGAAAACAGCTCATCTGCAGACCAGACCGTGTTTGACAAAAAGACCGATTTGGAAGGAGCTCATATATTATTAGTTGAAGACAATATCATGAATGTATACATCGCGAAAGCTTTTCTGGAAAAATGGGGAGCAATAATGGACGTTGCAGCAAATGGTAAAGAGAGCTTAGAGAAGTTAGATATCAATAAACATCAATTAATATTGATGGATCTCCATATGCCAATAATGGATGGCTATGAAGCAACAAAGCAAATGAGAAAAATGGGCGTGAAACTTCCGATTATTGCTTTAACTGCAAACTTACCCTCGGATGTCGAATACGAACTTGAAAAAGCCGAAATGGATGATATTGTTGTAAAACCATTTCTACCTGAGGAACTGCTTAACAAGACCTTAAAGCATATCAATAAAAATTAA
- a CDS encoding patatin-like phospholipase family protein, translated as MKIGLVLSGGGIRGIAHLGVLKALKEKNIAITHITGTSAGAIAGALYANQVDPYDALKIFQNTRLLRLLKLAFGKPALLNLESSYKLFREYLPHDSFEQLKIPLTITATNFNNGKLAYFSHGENLIKKVLASCCIPGVFTPIVIDDNFYVDGGVLNNFPVEPLLSKCDYIIGSSCNHLSPIGGIRGIKHILERTATLSVNHDIEEKIKKVDLLIEPENLGNVGLFEINRAEEIYWIAHEKALKKLTEAGLS; from the coding sequence ATGAAAATTGGACTTGTTCTAAGTGGAGGGGGTATCAGGGGAATTGCTCATTTAGGCGTATTAAAAGCGCTAAAAGAGAAAAATATTGCAATTACCCATATCACTGGCACAAGTGCCGGAGCCATTGCTGGTGCCTTATACGCAAATCAGGTAGACCCGTATGATGCACTCAAGATTTTTCAAAACACAAGATTATTAAGACTCTTAAAATTAGCATTTGGAAAACCGGCGTTACTTAATCTGGAATCTTCATATAAATTATTTAGAGAATATCTGCCACACGATTCTTTCGAACAATTAAAAATACCTTTAACTATTACCGCTACCAATTTCAACAACGGAAAGCTGGCTTATTTCAGTCACGGTGAAAATCTGATTAAAAAAGTTCTTGCTTCCTGCTGTATCCCCGGCGTTTTCACACCCATAGTAATTGACGATAATTTTTATGTGGACGGCGGTGTATTGAATAATTTTCCGGTAGAACCCCTGCTTTCTAAATGCGATTATATTATAGGTTCTTCCTGCAACCATCTGTCTCCTATAGGAGGAATCAGGGGCATTAAGCATATCCTTGAACGCACAGCTACATTATCTGTTAATCATGATATTGAGGAAAAAATAAAAAAAGTAGACCTTTTGATAGAACCTGAAAACCTGGGAAATGTGGGCTTATTCGAAATAAACCGAGCTGAGGAAATTTATTGGATAGCACACGAAAAAGCTTTGAAAAAGCTAACCGAGGCTGGCTTAAGTTAA
- the atpA gene encoding F0F1 ATP synthase subunit alpha, translated as MVEVRPDEVSAILRQQLSGFKSETELEEVGTVLQVGDGIARVYGLTKVQAGELVEFETGLQGIVLNLEEDNVGVVLLGPSDEIKEGDTIKRTNRIASIKVGEGMLGRVVNTLGQPIDGKGPIAGETYEMPLERKAPGVIYRQPVTEPLQTGIKAIDAMIPIGRGQRELVIGDRQTGKSAVCIDTIINQKEFYDAGQPVFCIYVAVGQKASTVANVVKTLEENGAMAYTVVVSATAADPAPMQFYAPFAGAAIGEYFRDTGRPALIIYDDLSKQAVAYREVSLLLKRPPGREAYPGDVFYLHSRLLERAAKVNSNDSIAQQMNDLPESIKHLVKGGGSLTALPIIETQAGDVSAYIPTNVISITDGQIFLESNLFNAGVRPAINVGISVSRVGGNAQIKSMKKVAGTLKLDQAQYRELEAFSKFGSDLDASTKLVLDKGARNVEILKQGQFSPVSVEKQVAIIYVGTKNLMRNVPVNKVREFEEEFVNQLEQRHPEVLAGLKAGKFDDSLTSVLETVAKEISAKY; from the coding sequence ATGGTAGAGGTAAGACCAGATGAAGTTTCGGCGATTTTACGTCAGCAATTGTCGGGATTTAAGTCAGAAACAGAATTAGAAGAGGTAGGTACCGTACTTCAAGTAGGTGACGGTATTGCTCGTGTTTATGGTTTAACCAAAGTACAAGCTGGTGAACTAGTTGAATTTGAAACTGGTTTACAAGGTATAGTACTGAATCTTGAAGAAGATAATGTAGGGGTTGTATTGTTGGGACCTTCTGATGAGATTAAAGAAGGTGATACTATTAAACGTACTAACAGAATCGCATCTATTAAAGTAGGTGAAGGTATGTTAGGTCGTGTTGTTAATACATTGGGTCAGCCAATTGATGGTAAAGGACCTATCGCTGGTGAAACTTACGAAATGCCATTAGAGCGTAAAGCTCCAGGTGTTATTTACCGTCAGCCTGTAACTGAACCATTACAAACTGGTATCAAAGCTATCGATGCGATGATTCCAATTGGTCGTGGTCAGCGTGAGTTAGTTATCGGTGACCGTCAAACTGGTAAATCAGCGGTTTGTATCGATACTATCATCAACCAAAAAGAATTTTATGATGCAGGTCAGCCTGTATTTTGTATATATGTTGCAGTTGGTCAGAAAGCAAGTACTGTTGCTAACGTTGTTAAAACGTTAGAAGAGAACGGCGCTATGGCTTATACAGTAGTAGTTTCGGCTACAGCCGCGGATCCTGCTCCAATGCAATTCTACGCGCCATTTGCAGGTGCTGCAATTGGTGAGTATTTCCGTGACACAGGTAGACCAGCTTTAATCATTTATGATGATTTATCTAAACAAGCTGTTGCTTACCGTGAAGTATCATTATTATTGAAACGTCCTCCAGGTCGCGAGGCATATCCGGGAGACGTATTCTATTTACATAGCCGTTTATTAGAAAGAGCAGCGAAAGTTAACTCAAATGACTCTATAGCTCAACAAATGAACGATTTGCCGGAGTCTATTAAACATTTGGTAAAAGGAGGAGGTTCGTTAACTGCACTCCCTATTATCGAAACTCAGGCGGGTGACGTTTCTGCATATATTCCAACAAACGTAATTTCTATCACTGACGGGCAGATATTCCTTGAGTCTAACTTGTTTAACGCAGGTGTTCGTCCAGCTATCAACGTAGGTATTTCTGTATCACGTGTAGGTGGTAATGCTCAAATCAAATCAATGAAGAAGGTTGCTGGTACTTTGAAATTAGACCAGGCACAATACCGCGAGTTAGAGGCTTTCTCTAAATTCGGATCAGATCTAGACGCATCTACTAAGTTAGTGCTTGATAAAGGTGCTCGCAACGTAGAGATTTTGAAACAAGGTCAGTTCTCGCCAGTTTCTGTAGAGAAACAAGTAGCTATTATTTACGTAGGTACTAAGAATTTGATGAGAAATGTTCCGGTTAACAAGGTAAGGGAATTTGAAGAGGAGTTCGTTAACCAACTAGAGCAACGTCATCCAGAGGTATTAGCTGGTTTAAAAGCTGGTAAATTTGATGATAGCTTAACAAGCGTTTTAGAAACAGTAGCGAAAGAAATTTCGGCAAAATATTAA
- the atpG gene encoding ATP synthase F1 subunit gamma, protein MANLKEVRVRIASVSSTQQITKAMKMVSAAKLKRATNAIIQLRPYANKLQEILKNLSASLEDGVSAYTQEREVKNVLLVVITSNRGLAGAFNTNVLKTANNLIAEEYDSYRQSGNLHIIAIGKKAQDYYERRDYNVIGNNNDLFSALNFENVSAITEAIMKGFVDGKYDKVEVIYNQFRNAAVQLLTVEQLLPVPKAEKVEEENTSNVDYILEPSKEEIVENLIPKNIKLQLYKAVLDSHASEHGARMTAMDKATDNAGELLKALKLSYNQARQAAITTELSEIVSGAAALSNG, encoded by the coding sequence ATGGCAAATTTAAAAGAAGTTAGAGTAAGAATCGCGTCGGTAAGCTCAACCCAACAGATTACCAAAGCGATGAAAATGGTTTCGGCAGCTAAATTGAAAAGAGCTACCAATGCTATTATTCAATTACGCCCTTATGCTAACAAGCTACAGGAAATATTAAAAAATCTTTCTGCTTCTTTAGAAGATGGGGTTTCTGCATATACACAGGAACGTGAGGTGAAAAATGTCTTACTAGTCGTTATCACTTCTAATAGAGGATTAGCAGGAGCTTTTAACACAAACGTATTAAAAACTGCTAATAACTTAATTGCCGAAGAGTACGATTCATACAGACAGAGCGGTAACTTGCATATTATTGCAATTGGTAAAAAAGCTCAGGATTATTACGAAAGACGTGATTATAACGTTATTGGAAATAATAATGATCTTTTCTCTGCCTTGAACTTTGAAAATGTTTCTGCAATAACAGAGGCTATTATGAAAGGTTTCGTAGACGGAAAATACGATAAGGTAGAGGTTATTTATAACCAATTTAGAAATGCGGCTGTTCAGTTGTTGACAGTAGAGCAATTATTGCCAGTTCCAAAAGCGGAGAAAGTAGAAGAAGAAAATACTTCTAATGTAGATTATATCTTGGAACCTTCTAAAGAAGAAATTGTTGAGAACTTGATTCCAAAAAACATCAAGTTGCAGTTATATAAAGCTGTATTGGATTCTCATGCTTCCGAGCATGGAGCGCGTATGACAGCTATGGATAAAGCTACTGATAATGCAGGAGAGTTATTAAAGGCCTTGAAACTTTCATATAATCAGGCTCGTCAGGCAGCGATCACAACAGAATTATCAGAGATTGTTAGCGGTGCAGCAGCGTTGTCTAACGGTTAA
- a CDS encoding F0F1 ATP synthase subunit B, with product MELITPSIGLVFWTLVSFVILLIILRVAAWKPILAAIRERESSIEDALNKAELAKQEMARLSNENEALLKQARAERDEILKEAKSLKDKIVNEAKTQAQVEGAKLIEAAKVEINNQKLAALAEVKSQVANLSLEIAEKVLRQEFADKAKQEQVVEGLLKDIKLN from the coding sequence TAGTTTTTTGGACACTTGTATCTTTTGTAATTTTATTAATCATCTTAAGAGTTGCAGCATGGAAACCAATTCTTGCAGCTATTCGTGAGCGCGAGAGCTCTATTGAAGATGCTTTAAACAAAGCGGAATTAGCAAAGCAAGAAATGGCTCGTCTATCTAACGAGAACGAAGCATTGTTAAAGCAAGCGAGAGCAGAGCGCGATGAAATATTGAAAGAAGCTAAATCTTTAAAAGATAAAATCGTTAATGAAGCTAAAACTCAGGCACAGGTAGAGGGCGCTAAATTGATTGAAGCTGCTAAAGTAGAAATCAATAATCAAAAGTTAGCCGCTTTAGCCGAAGTGAAGTCTCAGGTTGCTAATTTGTCTTTAGAGATTGCTGAGAAGGTTCTTCGTCAGGAATTTGCAGATAAAGCTAAACAGGAGCAGGTAGTAGAGGGTTTATTAAAAGATATTAAGTTAAATTAG
- the atpH gene encoding ATP synthase F1 subunit delta, whose product MSEIKVASRYAKSLLDLAIEKNVEKEVRNDMQLFADTLKANPELATVIKNPIISLDKKRNILSAIFEGKLQQVTYSFFNIMINKGRAAVLQGAAREFVNQYNVHNNINTVKVVSATPLTEISKEEIINRVKSVLGGEVILNASVDENLIGGIVLTIGDKQYDASIASKLSQLKKAFA is encoded by the coding sequence ATGTCAGAAATTAAAGTAGCATCAAGATACGCAAAATCACTTTTAGACCTAGCTATAGAAAAAAATGTAGAAAAGGAGGTCAGAAATGATATGCAACTTTTTGCAGACACGCTTAAAGCAAATCCTGAACTGGCAACTGTGATAAAAAATCCGATTATCAGTTTAGATAAAAAGAGGAATATTTTATCGGCAATTTTCGAAGGAAAATTGCAGCAGGTTACCTATTCTTTCTTCAATATTATGATTAATAAAGGGAGAGCAGCAGTATTACAAGGGGCAGCGAGGGAATTTGTAAATCAGTACAATGTACATAACAATATTAATACTGTAAAAGTTGTTTCAGCAACTCCGCTAACCGAAATTTCAAAGGAAGAGATTATCAACAGGGTGAAATCTGTTTTAGGTGGCGAAGTAATATTGAATGCAAGTGTGGACGAAAATTTAATTGGAGGTATTGTATTGACTATAGGTGATAAACAATACGACGCCAGCATTGCCAGCAAATTAAGCCAATTGAAAAAGGCATTTGCATAA